The DNA segment ctcgtattttctttagaattttttaaaaataggtgTTCAATTTTTCGATTACTTTCAAGTTGGTATTTCTAATTTGGTAACaactattttttcttttcaagctTTATTGATTAAATCCCTAAAAAATTAAGAGTGTAGCTTTTCTTGTgatagattaaaaattttatgcaagatttaattttttatttattaaatgattttaggattttgattttgtataatattcataatattgtaattgggtaataatttttaaatgttgattaatAAAAACCCTTAAATAAATTGGGATCGGTTGTATgaataatctttaattttttgaatattaattaaaaattaacatttttatttagaatttgttatttattgcGTGATTATTGTGAAAATTGATATATTGTATTATCATGTCAtcaaaaaatacttaaataatttttattttttataaataacaaTTACTAATTATATGCTAGCTTCGTGAGTAAGAACAGAAAACTATTTTAAAAGAAAGTTTACTAGTGGTCGGAGAAGaacaataagataaaaaaatattaagcattaatttatatgattattataaacgttttaatttttaaaaaaattgatcccactatctaaattttttttattccattcctgatagtaaatatttttatcaacaTTGCAATCACTCGAGTTGAAACcctaaaaatgatattattagaaaatattaattttcaaaaatatattaattgTAAGAAAAAGAATATTCATAAACTGGAAGGCCACGTGGATATTAAAAAGAACTTTacaataattaaaagaacctCAAATGATTATGTACACCATTCAAAGAGAAAGTTACAAACAACGGCTAAAAACAGTTTAGGAAGTGACTCGGTCAAAACTCAACCCACCGCCCACTAGGCGCCAACCGAAACAACTGGCTAAACCGAGTCAAATTGTTCGACTCATTGTCCGCCGTTGCAACCACCACCATTTTCCCTTTATTCTCCTTCTTTTCAATCGCCGCCACAAGGTTCGCCTTCGTCTCCTTTATCAAACCCCACAAATCATCGTTCCTGTTCCTGTTCACCAACAACACAGCTATCCTGTCCTTGCAACCCTCGAACCTGTTTATACAACTCAGGAACTCAGTACACTCACTCCAACTCAAACTCGCCATCCTCGCTCCGAGTTCCGTGACTCGGACGAAGATTTCACGTTGTACTGATCTATAATCTTCGCTAACCAATCTCACAATCTCGTGTACCAAGCTCTTCCGTTGAAGATAAAGTGAATCGGCCGGTACATTACCCAAATGATCGGCAAAATTAACAAGAACATCAAGTTCCTTTAGTAAATCCGAGTTCAAAAACCCTATGATTTCGTTCTTGGATCGTGGTGAGTTAAGGTGATAACCCAAGATCCTCGAGACCATCAAATTTTGTTCCAAGATTCCGGCGTACCATCGGACCCATGCCGACATGTCGCATGTCTCTGAATCGGAACCGTCTCGGAACGTCGATAAGTTGAGAAAATTCCGGCCACCGGAAGAAGGGTAAACCGCGAGCTGATCTTTCAAGATGAAGGAACCTTTGTTTATTATGTTATGGATTGTGTAGAGACATTTGACAGCGACCGATGAATCTTTGGTGCGGTGTAGACGGTCCATGACGGCTTGTATACAAGTGCATGCTGTGAAACGTGAGCCATGACCAAGGCCTATAACGGCTGCGATTCGGTGATCTGATGGGGGAACAGAGGAGCCGTGGGTGGTGGCTCGTAGAATGACGCGACGAGTGGAAGCTTTGTGGCGCTTCGTTGATAAAGTTGTTTTGACAAATGAACCCTTGTCTTTTAAAATTCCGGAGACGATTCTAAGCCTTTTGTGATACCCCATTGAAACAACACTTGAAAATATACAGagttgaaggaagaagaaaggaaaagaacaCAGTTCATGTCGATTTCTTACGACAAGCTATAAATACTTCAAAAAGACACggcaaaagaaaaagagttaaaatctgCTGGTAGACCCTGTACTTGTATAgaattttcaatttggtccatgtactttaaaaattaaaaattcaatcctcttattttttttcaatttaaaaattaaatctatcaatttaacatctttattttctattaatcatATGCCACGTCATATGTGGGCagcttaatcaaaattttaaatcgacaaattttgatagaaaatatttacGATTTTAATAATAGGATTGagttttttaaatcaaaataatagaaagacttattttttaactttttttaagtaCAAAGaataacaacatattttaatttaaccggtaaaatatatgattaattaaaataaaggtaaactactaaaatagtcacttttgtttctcttgggttacattttagttatttgtgtttgaaatgttacgttttagtcacttacgttatcgtgttgtaacattttagttactgagaattaattgtcgttaacaatgtaacggtaagttgacgtgacacgttaaatcatcgtttcaaaaaaggaaagttaaaagagcataaaagaaaaaaaaaacataaattgctcaaaacgaaaaagaATGTGGggaccaattatataatttaacctaaaaattttgcttgaaatgatgatttaacgagTTATGCCAGCTTATCGTTACACCATTAACAACAATTAATgattcagtgactaaaatgttacaacatgttaACGTGACtgaataaaacataacatttcaaatataagtgactaaaatgtaatttgaggaaaataaaagtgactattttgatagtttattgctaaaataaattttctttgaaaagttaattaattaattaattaaattacaaaagtAGGGGGTTTATTTCGTCAACTTCCCacgtttttttttttgctacggGGATTATTTTGAGAAATTTGACTAGTAATAGGGATGGCCGTGTTAGAAAATGACATtccatataatataattaattaattgtggagaataaaagaagaaatttcCCTTAAAACGAGTGTTCTAGTAATTACTATATCAATTAGGACCAAGTCTATGATTAAAGACGTAAATTCTCAAGTTGACATTGTTCGGGATTGGACTCAAGCGCTCATatctataatttaatattttttgtcatTAGATTAAAAGGTTgttgattgaattttaattttatcgatgtcattttattgtaattttttggaGTGTATGGGTTTAAGATGCATATTCTTCTTCTAATTTGATTAGTTAATAAATCAGGAGGGGTTGTGGAGAGTTTAAAAAATGTGGGGAGAAAAAACTAGATTTATGACACGTTCACAATGTGGGTGAAAAAAAATtcctaacaaatatatttattaaaactttacataaaaattaaattgatgtttGGATATAACGATAAAGTTAATTGACTATCATGCATAATGTTTTGAGTTCAAATCTTCAATGATATactatataaaaagataaaattatcctTATAAAAATACAACGTAATTGTATATGAGATGGTACTTTAGTAATTTCATTATTGAGTTAGTATTCAGTTGACTCTAAACTTGATCATGGGGTGGGCCACTCGTCCAGGCTTAAAGGCCTGCCTGAAAAGTAGGAGGGTTTGAGTAAAATATATGCCCAAACAAtgagtttagaaaaaaaaataaggctcatttagaaaataaattaggCCTTAGGCAAGACTTTTTGGCCCGACCCGAATTTGACAAAAAATTTCTACTGCTTTTTGCTGTTGTTTACTATTGTTATGTTattgttttgctatcatttcactatgatattgctactattttgttgttattgtttaaatattgtataattcttattttattgttaattttgctattattttaaaggcatttgtttgttaagttgcaaccatgttagtgttatttaagtataaatactttttttatatatatatgtattttcaatttgttgggaaacatttatctTAATGTTTTTAgtctatttgatgtattatatatttttataaaaaaacaatctAAAAAAAGTAATGCAAGCGGGCCAAGCttgggtttaatattttttaCCTAGGTCagactttgacaaaattttaAGACTATTTTTCGGGTCAAATTAGGCTCGAGCCTAAAAAAATAAACGAGCAAactaaaatgacatttttttaatgattaCAAATATTATTCTCAATTACAAATATAAacaatacatatttaaataattataacctTATCTTTAAATtcgtataaaaataaatttagataaaacCTATACATCCACATGATTTACATAAGTGATATTCAGCCATCAAAATTGtcaaaatatcaatatttaaactaagcccttattaaattttttattaaaatcttaaattatttttttactagaATTTGGTCaacaaaaatgttttttttttctaataaacttttatttattttcgaagAAATTAATCCATCCTATGAAATATttcttttgttgaatttttttcacATACTAGTATTTTATcctatatatttgaaaatattttaaattaatttaaatgatttgaatattcaaaaattctaataaaataatTGGACCTATAATcacatttaacttttttttaagtaAGAATCAGAGAGAATCAATTACAACcacaaacaaacaataaaaattgattatctaatcgaatcttataaaaaaattaacaaaaattatataaaaattcggGATGAATCGAAAACTTTTTCATTAAGCAAATTTAGCTTTAGGATAATGATTAGGGgaaaaatatcattcatttaGAAGTTTTAGAACATTATTGGAAGTCAAATGTTTGTTTTTGAGTCTTATCATGAATATTGTGATTGCGTGTGTTGAATCTCAATATCATTCCCTTTTATACATGTGATTAAAACTAtaagaaataaacatatttaagaTAAAGTTAAATTCTGCTTTAAGTCCCTATATTCTTCGTGTATTTAAAGTTTCAttcctttacttttatttttaagaatttagtccttttaatttttgaatttaaaagttAAAGTCTAAGTGTTTACActgctaatttaatttaattaaaattaagggtGTAATATTTTGACGAAAAAAAATGGTACGCTAACTATGTTGCAATgaacttaaatttattaataaaattttagcgagactttaatttaaaatgaaatcaattaaattgattttttcttgcttaaattttttaaaaaaatcaattaaattaaattggatgttggtttatttcaattaaaataaattctgaATTGTTTCTAAATCACTTTTggttttaattaagttaaaactaattttaaaattttctaatcaattttttaaaattttgacatgggtggATATTTGGATATCCATTTATGTTggcttttgaataatttaattaaaaataaataaatttctgtttaaaataaaaattaaaagaaaattagttTCAATCAAAGTTATTTAACAGCTAAAAGCTCAAATCAGTTTTTATTAAGCCCAAATCTTTTTGAAAAATCCATATTAGATTTTAAGGCTCGAATCAGTTTTGAAATAGTAGCTTAATTGGGCTCAAATACACTTTCGGCCCAATCCTTTTTCAAATTTGAGCCCAATTTTAAATTTGTAGCCCACTTTTTTTAAAATGAAGAGTCCAAATGTCTTCTAGTCCATTTTTTCATGGCCCAAGCCCATGTCATTTTTATTTTGCAAACTAGGGTTTTTGGAACCCTAGTCTATTTCAGTCGTTGCTACCCTTAAGGTGGACACTAATGGCTGTTGCGTGCACACATATATACGTAGAAAATAGATTTAAAGGCTAATAGGATAcaaagtttagggtttatgaaaGATCTctgtaaaaagaaaaaggagaaaggaGTCTACTAATAATCAAGtatcaatataaaaaaagaaagagaaaaagagaaaaatattatATCAGTTTGAAACTATGTCACATAAGATTTAATGTAacatttaatagttaaatcaacgattttaataatgaaaggacCTGATTGATATAATATCGATAGTTTAAAGATGTAGCTAGAATGATTTAGAATTTAAGAATCATTTTAGAATTGGGATCATACTTTGGAAATGTTTGATACAATTAACTTACTTAAAGAGTTCTATGGTAGTATAAATTTTGTATAATTCATCTTACTTATTCTATTTTAACTCTAAATTCATTTTGCTTCAAAAAGTCTAAATTCATCCACTTAAAATTAAATCTTTGATGCCGATTGAGCATCTTAGCTTGATTGGCATTGTTGTCAGTAAAAGAAGATATGAGTTTGAGTGTGCTGAAACACgttattctcctatttaagggttaaaGAGGGGTTACGGATAGTTTTagcattatataaaaaagaacagatatgataaGAATATgagattaatatttaaaaaaaattgatttattataattcatatttaaattttaaaagattttttattttggaatagTATTTGGAAAAGTATTTAATGTGTGAGGTTTGGTAGAAAAATATTCACTTACCCTCTCGAGTCtcgaaatttgatgaaaaatataataatttcttgaaatttatttattaaataaaattttaatggaattgGTATGACTTTAGTAAAAGCCCAGGTAAGCTCTACGTGTGCTCCATGCAAAGGAAAAACTCAACACCAATCTTTGGCAAGATAAGTTAGAGTTGTTTCATGTGTGAAGCATGCATGCGCCAGCTAGAGTTATGGTTGGCGAGGCATCATttgggtgagtttggatgggcggtgcgtttagctgcggttagtgtaaaaacagcggtggcggtgagattagatactgtagcgatactgtagcgtgagacaaaaagtaagttaaacgcaccgcaccgcagtcaatcgcccatccaaacgaaGCCTTTGTGAGCGATGTTGTAATCAGCGAGATTGAAAGCGAGGTGATGATGGCGTGGCTAGTTCTGGCAAAGTATCGGTTACAATTCTAAGCTCCATTTTTTCAGTTATTCTTATTTCCCAAATGGTTTAAAGATTAAACAAAAGTACtcgtttaaaaaaaaattcaaatgagtttctataaaaaaaaattgtatcaaattgagtcattaatgaaaaaaaatcatttgaccTCTTTTATTAATGAAAATTGTTAGTTACTTAATTTGATTGTTAGCTATATTTACGTGACTGAAAGAAATTACCAAAAGTTACCATGTGACAGAATGATGATGtcagtatttttttataaaaaaattaaaaaaaaatttaaaatgtaaaatagaaTGAAtcttattaataattatataaaattctaatatatattttaaaaacgccaaaaatattcttatttattttagtgtatatataattacttttattttaattttataaaattgacTATATAAATTCAATTTAGAATGTACCATTTGTTGCATGAATAAGTATGTCACATTGaagtgaaaggaaaaaaaatattggaTAAATTATACCCAATGTCATTAAATTATcagtatatttatattttgtttattcaactttaaaaatttataaaatggtcactgaactatttaaaagttttcatttaagttattgaactattcaaaagtttttatttatttaagtcattgggcagttaagttttttttttttactttttaaatttgacTAGTAGTTCCATGCAATGATTCGATAGTCGGTACGGTAGATTAGTATCCATTGAGGAGTAGAAGAatatattttaaatctaaattATTTTGACGGTCATTGTTAGAGATTAGTGCAGGCGATGCGAATAGAGAAGGCcatacataatcaattttaatatcccaatgacttaaataaaattttttaaataatttagtgactattttgtaatattttaaagttaattaaCCAAAACGTAAAGTtactataatttaaatcttggagGTAGTTTATCCAAAAATATtacaaaggaaaaaaatattgCCAGGTATAAGTGTGGGACcacattataaatttttagatCTGATCCTCGAAATCGCACTCTAACggctatttttctttca comes from the Gossypium hirsutum isolate 1008001.06 chromosome A06, Gossypium_hirsutum_v2.1, whole genome shotgun sequence genome and includes:
- the LOC121230335 gene encoding putative clathrin assembly protein At4g40080; this encodes MGYHKRLRIVSGILKDKGSFVKTTLSTKRHKASTRRVILRATTHGSSVPPSDHRIAAVIGLGHGSRFTACTCIQAVMDRLHRTKDSSVAVKCLYTIHNIINKGSFILKDQLAVYPSSGGRNFLNLSTFRDGSDSETCDMSAWVRWYAGILEQNLMVSRILGYHLNSPRSKNEIIGFLNSDLLKELDVLVNFADHLGNVPADSLYLQRKSLVHEIVRLVSEDYRSVQREIFVRVTELGARMASLSWSECTEFLSCINRFEGCKDRIAVLLVNRNRNDDLWGLIKETKANLVAAIEKKENKGKMVVVATADNESNNLTRFSQLFRLAPSGRWVEF